Within Candidatus Cloacimonadaceae bacterium, the genomic segment TCCTGACATCCACCCATATCAAGCTGAAGTGCAAGAGCTTGAGCATCTATATGAAATGGATGCTCTTCCACATCTATTTCTATTTTGCCAAGTGGCTAAACGCTATTTTCTTCAAGGGAAAAGCTGGTTTGATGGAGTCCTTTTTGCACTTCAACAACGAGATTGTGCTCACCGCCCATCAGGATGACAAGCATGAAAAAATACTGATATTGCTGCCCCACTGCCTGCAAGGATCAAACTGCAAAATCCGCATCACCGCCGACATCATCAATTGCGAAGAATGCGGCTCCTGCGACATCGCCGTCATCAAAGGCATGGCGGATAAATATCAGGTACATGCGGCAGTGGCGACCGGCGGATCATTGGCAAGGAAACTGATCACCGATGAAAAACCGGACGTGATCATCGCCGTGGCTTGTCATCGCGATCTTGTCGATGGTGTCCGCGACGCTTGGCAATTCCCCGTCTATGCCGTTTTGAACGAGCACCCCAAAGGCCCTTGCTTTGAGACGACAGTGAGCATCTCCACCATCGAGTTTGCCATCAAAAAGTTCATTTGAAGCGGATAAAACCCATGCGCACAGGCTGTTTCATCTTCCTCCTCATCGCCGTGATCATCATCAACGCTGCCGTCACCATTGTTTTGATCAACAAAAATAACGCCCGCAACCTCGATGTGACATCCATGTTCGATGGCAAAACCGATAAACCGGATGCTGGAAAGGGTGCCCTCGCAGGACGCGAAAACGCCATTACCAGAGCCGCGCGGGAGGTCGGTCCCGCAGTTGTGAGCGTGAATGTATTCAAGACCCAAATGGTGCGTGGCGGCAACCCCTTCGGCTTTTCCTTCTTCGATTTCTTCGAGTTTGCACCCATGCAGCGCCAGATCCAAAGCATCGGAACCGGCGTGATCTATGACTCCGCCGGATATATCATCACCAACGCCCACGTCGTCAGCGGCGCCAATCAGATCAAGGTCGTCCTTCCGGACAAACGGGAGTTTGACGCTCAGGTCGTTGGCATGGACGAAAAGCTGGATATCGCCAAGCTCAAGATCAACGGAAACAACATCCCCCACGCCAAACTCGGCACCTCCAAGGGTCTCATCATCGGCGAGTGGTCTATCGCTTTGGGCAATCCCTATGGCTTTTTGATGAATGATTCCATGCCCAGTGTCTCAGTCGGAGTCATCTCCGCAGTGAATAGAAATTTCGCCCCTCGCGAAGATAACCGATCATACCGGAACATGATCCAAACCGATGCCGCAGTCAATCCCGGAAACAGCGGCGGACCTTTGGTGAATATCAACGGCGAGGTCATCGGCATCAATACTTTCATCGTTTCGGAAAGCGGCGGCAACATCGGCATCGGTTTTGCCATCCCCATCGACAGGGTCAAGGAAATAGTCAACAGGATATGAAGTTTTTCAAAATAAGTTTCACTCTTTTACTGCTGATGTATGCAGTTAGTATCGGCGCTGTAAGCCCCTGGAACGCGGTTGGGGACACTCTCACCGTGATCCAAATGCCGATCTTGAACATCCCCGCCATCCACATTCCCGGCGAAACGATGACCATCGTCTGCATCGCTCCTCAAACCACAACAAACTGGCAGGCGGAACTGATCCACAAAGCCAAGATCATTCCTTTGCAGGTGATTTCCGCGCAGTATGTTACGACTCCTGAGCGATGGCTGATCAATACCATTATTCCTTCCGTTCCTGTCTTTGAGCAATATGACCTCCGGGTGCGGGCATCGGGAGGGATATTAGACACCTCCAGCAACGCCGTCAACGTGATACCATCCCGGAAAACGAACTATTATTTCGTCCATATCACCGATACCCATCTGCCGACCCGGATCTATTATCCCAATGCCGGATACAACACCGATTCTTTGGCTGTGAACGACCTTCGCTCCGTGATTGAGGACATCAATCTGATCCGACCGGAATTTGTGCTGCTGACCGGAGACCTGCTCAACGAAGGCGAGCTCGAAAACTTCTCAGGACAGTATTGGTATGGCTGGGCACAACGCCTCATCGCCCAGATTGAGGTGCCGGTTTTCCTCACCAACGGCAATCACGACGTCGGCGGATGGAACTCCACTCCCGCTCCGCAGGGCAGCGCAAGGCAAAACTGGTGGAAGTATTTCGGATGGCGATGGCTCAACAATTCAAACAGCACATGGGGACTTTTTACCCAGGATTATAGTTTCACCTATGGAGATTTGCACTATATCGGGCTGGAATCCTATATCAATTATGACAACTGGCGCGCCAACATCTATGGCGGACAAAGCTTTATCTATAGCCAGATCACTTGGCTGAACACCCAAATTGCCCTGCATCCTGGCAAAACTAAAGTGCTTTTCTATCACTATGACTTCTCAGACCAAATCAATCTTTCCGCTCTGGGCGCACAAATGGGCATCTGGGGACACGTTCACTACAACACCGGCAACATGACTAACCCACCCTATAACATCGGCACCAGAAGCGTCTGCGATGGCAACAGAGCCTATCGCGTCGTGCGGGTCAACGGACAAAACCTTCAACCACTGACGACCATCTATGCCGGAAGCAACGGAAACAATGTCAATATTGCCTATTATCCCTCCAACAATGCCGCCGCGGACAGCGTCCTCGCCATCTTTTCAAACAATCAAAGCATCGCTTTTGAAAACGCGCTGATCAAATTCAAGATGCCCTCCGGGAACGACATTTACTCGGTCACCAACGGTGTGCTCGAACAGGTTGACCGCAGCGGAGCCCACAACGTCTGCTATGTGCGCGTCAATAGCGGTGCGAATATCGTGAAATATGTGAGCGTAAAAGCCCATCCAAACACGGCAAACGATGATCCCACACACGTTCCGGCATTTAGCCCGATCAGATCCCTCTATCCCAATCCATTTTCGGAATTGCTCACTATTCTCCTCAATCAGGAAAAGGGAGAGCGGATGGATTTGAAAGTCTATAACCTGCGTGGAGAACACGTTCGCGATCTGACGAGGCAGATATCAAACGAAATTTCTGCGCTGGAATGGGATGGAACCAACGACCGCGGAGAAAGACTTCCAAGCGGAATCTATCTCATCCGCGCCTCATCACGTAGGGGCAGCTTTGTGCAAAAAGTGGTGAAAAGCCGGTAATTCAAGAGCTTGGGCAGGGATCGGCATCACTATCACGGTTTTCGGAAAATGAAAACCCCAGGTCGTCGTTACTTTACATGCGCTATATGCTGTGGAATCCTCAATGGATCGATCATTGGGTGAGCAATTAATTGTGCTGGTTTGAGCCTGATCTTGGTTTGATCAATGTATCTAACAGGATCTGGAATATCAAAGTGTTCCTTCAATGATAGCCAATCAATATTTCTAATTGTAATGATATCGTCCAGGTAATAACTAACCCAAGATGCGCCAAGCTTGGAGTCTGACTGAATATGACT encodes:
- a CDS encoding DUF116 domain-containing protein; this encodes MKEHYLAVIKFPVFVALALIAISAVFFGFALVGYQRLGFSPVGKVVYLIIFLLIIALVGTWILILTSTHIKLKCKSLSIYMKWMLFHIYFYFAKWLNAIFFKGKAGLMESFLHFNNEIVLTAHQDDKHEKILILLPHCLQGSNCKIRITADIINCEECGSCDIAVIKGMADKYQVHAAVATGGSLARKLITDEKPDVIIAVACHRDLVDGVRDAWQFPVYAVLNEHPKGPCFETTVSISTIEFAIKKFI
- a CDS encoding trypsin-like peptidase domain-containing protein, with protein sequence MRTGCFIFLLIAVIIINAAVTIVLINKNNARNLDVTSMFDGKTDKPDAGKGALAGRENAITRAAREVGPAVVSVNVFKTQMVRGGNPFGFSFFDFFEFAPMQRQIQSIGTGVIYDSAGYIITNAHVVSGANQIKVVLPDKREFDAQVVGMDEKLDIAKLKINGNNIPHAKLGTSKGLIIGEWSIALGNPYGFLMNDSMPSVSVGVISAVNRNFAPREDNRSYRNMIQTDAAVNPGNSGGPLVNINGEVIGINTFIVSESGGNIGIGFAIPIDRVKEIVNRI
- a CDS encoding metallophosphoesterase, which codes for MYAVSIGAVSPWNAVGDTLTVIQMPILNIPAIHIPGETMTIVCIAPQTTTNWQAELIHKAKIIPLQVISAQYVTTPERWLINTIIPSVPVFEQYDLRVRASGGILDTSSNAVNVIPSRKTNYYFVHITDTHLPTRIYYPNAGYNTDSLAVNDLRSVIEDINLIRPEFVLLTGDLLNEGELENFSGQYWYGWAQRLIAQIEVPVFLTNGNHDVGGWNSTPAPQGSARQNWWKYFGWRWLNNSNSTWGLFTQDYSFTYGDLHYIGLESYINYDNWRANIYGGQSFIYSQITWLNTQIALHPGKTKVLFYHYDFSDQINLSALGAQMGIWGHVHYNTGNMTNPPYNIGTRSVCDGNRAYRVVRVNGQNLQPLTTIYAGSNGNNVNIAYYPSNNAAADSVLAIFSNNQSIAFENALIKFKMPSGNDIYSVTNGVLEQVDRSGAHNVCYVRVNSGANIVKYVSVKAHPNTANDDPTHVPAFSPIRSLYPNPFSELLTILLNQEKGERMDLKVYNLRGEHVRDLTRQISNEISALEWDGTNDRGERLPSGIYLIRASSRRGSFVQKVVKSR